The following are encoded in a window of Sphingobium sp. AP49 genomic DNA:
- a CDS encoding CDP-alcohol phosphatidyltransferase family protein: protein MTAQPKNTSSLDRIQENWLAARERRLLNWICSRMPPWVTPDRLTSLGMVGAFMIFTGYVASNFGASWLLLAIAGYFVQWFGDSMDGSIARYRQIERPSYGYFIDHSCDGLATLLILAGIGLSPFVTMDVALVALAGYLLLSIHAYLAARVLGEFKLSYLAAGPTELRLMLIVLTLMMMVLGAGPGLFGALSGFDVFVGAVGLILILLFVIQTLVTGKRLARAELHDS from the coding sequence ATGACAGCTCAACCGAAAAATACGTCGTCGCTCGATCGCATCCAGGAAAATTGGCTAGCCGCCAGGGAGCGTAGACTGCTCAACTGGATTTGCAGTCGCATGCCGCCCTGGGTTACCCCGGACCGCCTGACCTCGCTCGGCATGGTCGGCGCCTTCATGATTTTCACTGGCTATGTTGCCAGTAATTTCGGCGCGTCCTGGCTCCTGCTCGCCATCGCCGGCTATTTCGTCCAGTGGTTCGGGGACTCGATGGACGGCAGCATCGCGCGCTATCGTCAGATCGAGCGACCATCCTATGGCTATTTCATCGACCATAGCTGCGACGGCCTGGCCACCCTGCTGATCCTGGCCGGCATCGGCCTCAGCCCGTTCGTGACCATGGACGTCGCGCTGGTGGCGCTGGCAGGCTATTTGCTGCTGTCGATCCATGCCTATCTTGCCGCCCGCGTACTGGGCGAGTTCAAGCTCTCCTATCTTGCGGCCGGGCCTACCGAATTGCGGCTGATGCTGATCGTCCTCACCCTGATGATGATGGTGCTGGGCGCCGGTCCCGGCCTCTTTGGTGCGCTGTCGGGCTTCGATGTTTTTGTCGGCGCGGTGGGACTGATCTTGATCCTGCTGTTCGTCATCCAGACGCTGGTGACCGGAAAACGGCTTGCACGGGCCGAACTGCATGACAGCTGA
- the pnuC gene encoding nicotinamide riboside transporter PnuC, with protein sequence MSMLEIVAVIISFLGIWLTAKRRLLCWPVNLLACALYFKLFLDVRLYADMVLQALFGIAILYGWIVWARGKQASGEVVVQPLHPGRAAAGLASGAIGAAAIGWFTSHYTDAALPWMDATLSSFSLVAQYWTARRHAASWLLWIVVDMLYVGMFAFKQLWLTAGLYGAMVALAALGYRQWRQTRQGVARAI encoded by the coding sequence ATGAGCATGCTGGAGATTGTCGCTGTCATCATCAGCTTTCTGGGTATCTGGCTGACCGCGAAGCGCCGGCTGCTGTGCTGGCCGGTCAACCTGCTGGCCTGCGCCCTCTATTTCAAGCTGTTCCTCGATGTGCGGCTATATGCCGACATGGTGCTGCAGGCCCTGTTCGGCATTGCCATCCTCTACGGCTGGATCGTCTGGGCACGGGGCAAGCAGGCTAGCGGCGAGGTGGTCGTGCAGCCGTTGCATCCGGGGCGGGCGGCTGCGGGCCTGGCCAGCGGTGCGATCGGTGCGGCCGCCATTGGCTGGTTCACCAGCCATTATACCGATGCCGCGCTGCCCTGGATGGATGCGACGCTGAGCAGTTTCAGCCTGGTCGCCCAATATTGGACGGCGCGGCGTCACGCGGCCAGCTGGTTGTTATGGATCGTGGTCGACATGCTCTATGTCGGCATGTTCGCTTTCAAGCAATTATGGCTGACCGCCGGCCTTTATGGCGCGATGGTCGCCCTTGCCGCGCTGGGCTATCGCCAATGGCGCCAGACGCGACAGGGCGTTGCACGCGCGATCTGA
- a CDS encoding phosphotransferase — translation MNGAPAHLVHGMGTTLEAPTWPAITQSEAENILARFPAAGRPIALRWHSPRPFSAAALVEAGQGEFLLKRHHRSVRTPEGLAEEHRFMAHLSKAGLAVPEVMAAIDGASAIGEGEWSYELHRKAPGIDLYRDRLSWTPFLSSVHAHEAGKALARLHRAAHGFDAPARGPHPLVSSFTILPARDPLAAAAAYVAARPGLDHFLAGKPWREELARLFAALGAGLPDRLEGQPLLWTHNDWHPSNLLWSADDRVSAVFDFGLATRSCALHDLATAIERTAISWLELGDAGSMPADPDTALALIAGYHAVLPLSRDDIDTLLALLPLVHIEFALSEMHYFAGILADPDQAMMAWQDFLLAHAQWFLSVPGQHFLGQIGQGARA, via the coding sequence ATCAACGGCGCGCCGGCGCATCTGGTCCATGGCATGGGGACCACGCTGGAGGCGCCGACATGGCCGGCCATAACCCAGAGCGAGGCCGAGAATATCCTGGCCCGCTTTCCCGCTGCCGGCCGGCCGATCGCCCTGCGCTGGCACTCGCCACGGCCTTTTTCGGCGGCCGCGCTGGTGGAGGCCGGGCAGGGGGAATTTCTGCTCAAGCGGCATCACCGGTCGGTGCGCACGCCGGAGGGGTTGGCGGAGGAGCATCGCTTCATGGCCCATCTGTCCAAGGCAGGGCTGGCGGTGCCGGAGGTGATGGCGGCAATTGATGGCGCGAGTGCCATTGGCGAGGGCGAATGGAGTTATGAACTGCACCGCAAGGCGCCGGGTATCGACCTGTACCGTGATCGCCTGTCCTGGACGCCCTTCCTGTCGTCGGTCCATGCGCATGAAGCCGGCAAGGCGCTGGCACGACTGCATCGCGCGGCGCACGGCTTTGATGCGCCCGCCCGCGGTCCTCATCCGCTCGTTTCGAGCTTTACCATTCTTCCCGCGCGCGATCCGCTGGCCGCGGCGGCGGCCTATGTGGCTGCGCGCCCGGGACTGGACCATTTTCTGGCCGGCAAGCCCTGGCGGGAAGAATTGGCGCGGCTGTTCGCGGCGCTGGGCGCGGGGTTGCCGGATCGGCTGGAAGGGCAGCCATTGCTGTGGACGCATAATGACTGGCACCCTTCCAACCTCCTCTGGTCGGCCGATGATCGGGTAAGTGCGGTGTTCGATTTCGGGCTGGCGACCCGAAGCTGCGCGTTGCACGATCTGGCCACCGCGATCGAGCGGACGGCGATAAGCTGGCTGGAACTGGGCGATGCCGGGTCGATGCCGGCGGACCCGGACACCGCGCTGGCGCTGATTGCCGGCTATCACGCGGTGCTGCCATTGTCGCGCGACGATATCGACACGTTGCTGGCGCTGCTGCCGCTGGTTCATATCGAATTTGCCCTGTCGGAAATGCACTATTTCGCGGGCATCCTGGCCGATCCCGATCAGGCAATGATGGCGTGGCAGGATTTTCTGCTCGCCCATGCCCAATGGTTCCTGTCGGTGCCGGGCCAGCACTTCCTGGGGCAAATCGGGCAAGGGGCACGGGCATGA
- a CDS encoding EAL domain-containing protein produces MIDRQVSMHVLPFSSTRPIDWLLETKTKVPFGIADQLKNGLFSSLPIFLGGVLNATAVAAIAAWRHPTAAFIGWLLFEIILGLVRMAVLIQGKKRLAAGQLPPRAVSALLSCMWALSVGLGTSLCILSGDWILATIACLSAAAMVSGICMRNFGTPRLATTMVLLALGPCAISGMLTREPILPIISVQLPIFMLTIFSASFALHKMLVSWMIALTDLERSESLTETILRSSPDHMLILDKDYHVIFYNRQRDGSEEGGLVGKNWLAGIAEEDRGTAQAALESAKAGQSAVLSLGLATDPGKRLWFDIAINQTSDASGRLIVVARDITHQKKSEEKAIWMAQHDALTGLPNRTLLQQHLDETLADVGRDMAAAMLIVDVDNFKAINDTVGHDGGDALLCAFAERLRAAVAEGDLVARTGGDEFALVIGARSEKAVERIAQNIFDQLRVPIDHGGRLLECGASIGASLIPRDGTTRSEIMKAADIALYAAKTGGRAQLRIFEPGMMIEVERHQTMIALARQALIHDAIIPHYQPKIDLRRSEVVGFEALLRWKDHDGQLRTPDMLSAAFDDPALGSLLSERMLQKVLDDIQHWSRTGVPFGHVAINVAGADFRHGGFAGKVIGNLAARKLPANCIQIEVTENVFLGHGASDVERELRMLSDYGIRIALDDFGTGYASLSHLTQFPVNLLKIDRSFIQNIGISADAEAITSTVVNLGHCLGLEIVAEGIETPAQEAYLREMRCDVGQGFLYARAMPAKAVSAWLDNFNASDQIAIAS; encoded by the coding sequence ATGATCGACCGCCAAGTGAGTATGCACGTGCTGCCGTTTTCCTCCACCAGGCCGATCGACTGGCTGCTTGAAACGAAGACCAAGGTGCCATTCGGCATCGCCGATCAGCTGAAAAATGGCCTTTTCTCGTCCCTGCCGATATTCCTGGGCGGCGTCCTCAATGCAACGGCCGTGGCCGCGATCGCCGCCTGGCGGCATCCCACCGCAGCATTTATCGGCTGGCTGCTGTTCGAGATCATTCTGGGCCTGGTGCGGATGGCGGTCCTGATCCAGGGAAAGAAGCGCCTGGCTGCGGGGCAATTGCCGCCCAGGGCCGTTTCGGCCCTGCTGTCGTGCATGTGGGCCTTGTCTGTGGGACTGGGTACGTCCTTGTGCATCCTGTCAGGCGACTGGATATTGGCGACGATTGCATGCCTGTCCGCCGCCGCGATGGTGTCCGGCATCTGCATGCGCAATTTCGGCACGCCCCGGCTGGCCACCACCATGGTCTTGCTGGCACTGGGGCCATGCGCGATCTCCGGGATGCTCACCCGCGAACCCATCCTGCCGATCATCAGCGTCCAATTGCCGATCTTCATGCTCACCATATTTTCGGCATCCTTTGCGTTGCACAAGATGCTGGTGTCCTGGATGATCGCATTGACCGATCTGGAACGCAGTGAATCGCTCACCGAAACCATCCTGCGATCAAGCCCCGACCATATGCTGATCCTGGACAAGGATTATCATGTCATTTTCTACAATCGGCAGCGGGATGGATCGGAGGAAGGCGGGCTGGTGGGCAAAAACTGGCTGGCCGGAATCGCCGAGGAGGATCGCGGGACGGCCCAAGCCGCGCTGGAAAGCGCCAAAGCGGGCCAGTCGGCCGTCCTTTCGCTCGGCCTTGCCACCGATCCGGGCAAACGGCTCTGGTTCGACATTGCGATCAATCAGACGTCGGACGCTTCGGGTCGGTTGATCGTCGTCGCGCGGGACATCACCCACCAGAAGAAGTCGGAGGAAAAGGCGATCTGGATGGCCCAGCATGACGCCCTGACCGGCCTGCCCAACCGCACGCTGTTGCAGCAGCATCTCGACGAGACATTGGCCGATGTCGGGCGGGACATGGCAGCCGCGATGCTGATCGTCGATGTCGACAATTTCAAGGCGATCAATGATACGGTCGGCCATGATGGCGGCGATGCGCTGCTTTGCGCCTTTGCCGAACGGCTGCGGGCGGCTGTCGCCGAGGGCGATCTGGTCGCACGGACCGGCGGTGACGAATTTGCGCTGGTGATCGGCGCGCGGTCGGAAAAGGCGGTGGAACGTATCGCCCAGAATATTTTCGACCAGTTGCGCGTCCCCATCGACCATGGCGGCCGCCTGCTGGAATGCGGCGCCAGCATTGGTGCCAGCCTTATCCCGCGTGATGGCACAACCCGTTCGGAAATTATGAAGGCGGCCGACATCGCCCTCTATGCCGCGAAGACCGGGGGCCGCGCTCAGCTCAGGATCTTTGAACCGGGCATGATGATCGAGGTCGAGCGACATCAGACCATGATCGCCCTGGCCCGCCAGGCGCTGATCCATGACGCCATCATTCCGCATTACCAGCCCAAGATCGATCTCCGCAGATCGGAGGTCGTCGGCTTCGAGGCTTTACTGCGCTGGAAGGACCATGACGGCCAATTGCGGACGCCCGATATGCTGAGCGCCGCCTTTGACGATCCCGCGCTGGGTTCCCTGTTGAGCGAACGCATGCTGCAAAAGGTATTGGACGATATTCAGCATTGGTCGCGGACCGGCGTGCCGTTCGGCCATGTCGCGATCAACGTCGCGGGTGCGGACTTCAGGCATGGCGGCTTCGCCGGCAAGGTGATCGGCAATCTGGCGGCACGCAAACTGCCAGCAAACTGTATCCAGATCGAGGTGACCGAGAATGTGTTCCTTGGCCACGGCGCCAGCGATGTCGAGCGTGAGCTGCGCATGTTGAGTGATTACGGCATCCGGATCGCCCTCGACGATTTTGGGACCGGATACGCATCCCTGTCCCATTTGACGCAATTTCCCGTCAACCTCCTGAAAATCGATCGATCCTTCATCCAGAACATCGGCATCAGCGCCGACGCCGAAGCCATCACCTCAACGGTCGTGAATTTGGGCCATTGCCTGGGCCTGGAGATCGTCGCCGAAGGCATAGAGACACCCGCACAGGAGGCCTATCTGCGGGAAATGCGGTGCGACGTCGGACAGGGCTTCCTCTATGCCCGCGCCATGCCCGCCAAAGCCGTTTCCGCGTGGCTGGACAATTTCAACGCCAGCGACCAGATCGCCATCGCCAGCTAG
- a CDS encoding S9 family peptidase: protein MKMIARFLVSAAMVCGTVSAPVLAQPKQVLTHETLWMMKRVGAPVTSPDGKWVVYSLSEPSYEKDGAVSDLWIVPADGSAAPRRLTATKAGEGDPAWASDSRRIAFSAKREGDDVAQIYVLDLAGGEAKRVTSVPTGAGKPIWRPDGQAILFESAVYPGAMDAAANKKAAEERKARKYNMRVYEHFPIRYWNDWLDDKRPSLWLQPLAEGAAARDILSATKLAQAEGFGGNAQSDGGTTLAPVWSPDGKEIIFTATTERWNAAHARVNFGLYRMTAEGGEPVLVTPTPGEYGDMKFTPDGKNLIFKFNTQGEEVYDLARLHRVAWPAGGAATPLTGAFDREVDGYAVTPDSRTLYLTVPDAGMENLYRVPVNGGTPELVIAPKVGGYAGIDIPSDAKSTQIIASYGSAVNPAEIVRIDPAAKRHENLTNVNTALAATIDWTSPQHFWFTTDKGRRIHNMVVTPPAFDPAKKYPLMVLMHGGPASSNMDQIGLRWNYHLLASAGYVVLMTDYTGSTGYGEAFSRAIKLDPLRGPANEINQAVDEAGKRYGFIDTANACIGGASYGGHLANWMEATTTRYKCIVSHAGEVDLLTQWGTSDFNYGREVASGGPPWGDSPVWRDQSPITYGKDWKTPMLLTAGERDFRVPMANTLETWSTLQRMQVPSRLLIFPDAWHWITKPEDSRQFYREVQGWLAHYLKGAPAVTGGPIATPETATKTP, encoded by the coding sequence ATGAAGATGATTGCACGTTTCTTGGTGTCGGCAGCGATGGTCTGCGGCACTGTCAGCGCACCAGTGCTGGCCCAGCCCAAGCAGGTGCTGACCCATGAAACGCTCTGGATGATGAAGCGTGTCGGCGCGCCCGTGACCAGTCCGGACGGCAAATGGGTGGTCTACTCCCTCAGCGAACCCTCCTATGAGAAGGACGGCGCAGTCAGCGACCTGTGGATCGTGCCGGCCGACGGATCGGCCGCACCCCGTCGCCTGACCGCGACCAAGGCGGGCGAAGGCGATCCGGCCTGGGCGTCCGACAGCCGCCGCATCGCCTTTTCCGCCAAGCGCGAAGGCGACGATGTCGCCCAAATCTATGTGCTGGATCTCGCCGGTGGCGAAGCGAAGCGGGTGACCAGCGTCCCGACTGGCGCAGGCAAGCCGATCTGGCGGCCCGATGGCCAGGCGATCCTGTTTGAAAGCGCGGTCTATCCCGGCGCGATGGACGCCGCCGCCAACAAGAAGGCGGCCGAGGAACGCAAGGCGCGCAAATATAATATGCGTGTCTATGAGCATTTCCCGATCCGCTACTGGAATGACTGGCTGGACGACAAGCGGCCGAGCCTGTGGCTCCAGCCGCTGGCCGAGGGCGCGGCGGCACGCGACATACTCTCCGCCACCAAGCTGGCGCAGGCCGAGGGTTTTGGCGGCAATGCCCAGAGTGACGGTGGCACCACGCTGGCGCCGGTCTGGAGCCCGGATGGCAAGGAAATCATCTTCACCGCCACCACCGAGCGCTGGAACGCGGCCCATGCCCGCGTCAATTTCGGCCTCTATCGCATGACCGCCGAAGGGGGCGAGCCGGTGCTGGTGACGCCGACACCGGGCGAATATGGCGACATGAAGTTCACGCCGGACGGCAAGAACCTGATCTTCAAGTTCAATACGCAGGGTGAGGAGGTGTATGACCTGGCCCGGTTGCACCGTGTCGCCTGGCCGGCGGGTGGCGCGGCGACGCCGCTGACCGGAGCGTTCGATCGGGAGGTGGACGGCTATGCCGTGACGCCCGACAGCCGCACCCTCTATCTGACCGTGCCCGACGCGGGCATGGAAAATCTCTATCGCGTGCCGGTGAACGGCGGCACGCCCGAACTGGTGATCGCGCCCAAGGTCGGCGGCTATGCCGGCATCGACATCCCGTCGGATGCCAAGTCGACCCAGATCATCGCCAGCTATGGCAGTGCGGTGAACCCGGCGGAAATCGTACGGATCGACCCGGCGGCCAAGCGGCATGAGAATCTGACCAACGTCAACACCGCGCTCGCCGCGACGATCGACTGGACCAGTCCGCAGCATTTCTGGTTCACCACCGACAAGGGCCGGCGCATCCACAACATGGTCGTCACGCCCCCGGCGTTCGACCCGGCGAAGAAATATCCGCTGATGGTGCTGATGCACGGCGGCCCGGCCTCGTCCAACATGGACCAGATCGGCCTGCGCTGGAATTATCACCTGCTCGCCAGCGCCGGCTATGTCGTGCTGATGACCGACTATACCGGCTCGACCGGCTATGGCGAGGCCTTCTCGCGGGCGATCAAGCTCGATCCGCTGCGGGGACCCGCGAACGAGATCAACCAGGCGGTGGATGAGGCCGGCAAGCGCTATGGCTTCATCGACACGGCCAATGCCTGCATCGGCGGCGCCAGCTATGGCGGCCATCTCGCCAACTGGATGGAGGCGACCACCACCCGCTACAAGTGCATCGTCAGCCATGCCGGTGAAGTCGACCTGCTGACCCAGTGGGGCACCAGCGACTTCAACTATGGCCGCGAAGTGGCGAGCGGCGGTCCGCCCTGGGGCGACAGCCCGGTGTGGCGCGACCAGAGCCCGATCACCTATGGCAAGGACTGGAAGACGCCGATGCTGCTGACCGCGGGCGAGCGCGACTTCCGCGTGCCGATGGCGAACACGCTGGAAACCTGGTCGACCCTGCAGCGCATGCAGGTGCCCAGCCGCCTGCTGATCTTCCCCGACGCCTGGCACTGGATCACCAAGCCGGAGGACAGCCGCCAATTCTATCGCGAGGTGCAGGGCTGGCTGGCCCATTATCTGAAGGGCGCGCCTGCGGTGACGGGCGGGCCGATCGCCACGCCGGAAACGGCGACCAAGACGCCCTGA
- a CDS encoding TonB-dependent receptor has product MAAAYIFPRLSAITLPIMLLVPAVAAANEDNDPTTIQVLGHPDPEALLPDQTAPKAVSAISTDFIIKQAPTLNAFQLVNLLPGANVSSSDPYGLSASSGITLRGLGQDQIGVLMEGAPQNDIGYYYAYPAQFADAENVRQISLAQGAADIDAPVVAAAGGTLSLSLDDPKTEAGGLVNLSLGSYDERRIFARIDTGTIGTSGLKAFVSYSNNRADNWRGAGYDQRQHIDAKLLGEWGEGNRASIALSFNDAKTSTYPGPTRADWQAYGRDYNFSESYSEGDTSYWRLYRAPFRNLYVAAPLHLRLNDRLDIDNTAYLQFGHGNSPYGTQLSTTGNYLGTEELTQPIALPGAVDGVATVLGNWTGKQFRAGDVVKLTYRAGIHQISAGLWFDYGTDRVTQSYTSVGPDGRPVDQWGYQDKAIQTADGRLLAYENQRTETVTKGFFLADSIAVTPKLGVDIGFKGVSLLRNGRNYLPGPQTTVHVDSFAALPRAAVHYQLDDRQQLFANITTNFRTPNEFALYNSYYGGELVAQGTNALKNEYSLSQELGYRYIGPSLSFSLTAFHYHFRNRQVATVVNNGGALVNSTINAGSQTSYGLDGEIDYRPAKGFSIYVSGEYLHARLDDDLSVGGDYLPTRGKHAVAAPTFQFGIGTTYDDGRLFGSTALKYVGRQYATFMNDESIKGYATLDLSVGVHLAGVIDAQRTDLRLNAINLTNPHVLSGVQAISSNAQDVTGRNGTVISGAAPTYYVGSGRAVVATLSRAF; this is encoded by the coding sequence ATGGCCGCTGCTTATATTTTCCCCCGACTGTCGGCGATCACGCTGCCGATCATGCTGCTTGTGCCCGCCGTTGCGGCGGCGAACGAGGATAATGATCCCACGACCATCCAGGTTCTGGGCCATCCCGACCCCGAAGCTCTGCTGCCCGATCAAACCGCGCCCAAGGCGGTCAGCGCGATCTCGACCGACTTCATCATCAAGCAGGCGCCAACGTTGAACGCCTTTCAGCTGGTCAACCTCCTGCCGGGCGCGAATGTTTCGTCGAGCGATCCCTACGGCCTGTCGGCCAGCTCCGGAATTACCCTGCGCGGCCTGGGCCAGGACCAGATCGGCGTGCTGATGGAAGGCGCGCCGCAAAACGATATCGGCTATTATTATGCCTATCCCGCCCAGTTCGCCGATGCGGAAAATGTTCGGCAGATCAGTCTTGCCCAGGGGGCCGCGGATATCGATGCCCCGGTGGTCGCGGCCGCCGGCGGCACTTTGTCCCTGTCGCTCGACGATCCCAAAACGGAGGCTGGCGGACTCGTCAATCTGTCGCTGGGTTCCTATGACGAACGGCGTATCTTTGCGCGGATCGACACGGGCACGATCGGCACCAGCGGGCTGAAGGCTTTCGTCTCTTACTCCAACAATCGCGCCGACAATTGGCGCGGCGCCGGCTATGACCAGCGCCAGCATATCGATGCGAAGCTGCTTGGCGAATGGGGCGAAGGCAATCGTGCCAGCATCGCGCTGTCGTTCAACGATGCCAAGACATCGACCTATCCCGGCCCGACCCGCGCAGACTGGCAGGCCTATGGCCGGGACTATAATTTCAGTGAAAGTTACAGCGAAGGTGACACCAGTTACTGGCGTCTCTATCGCGCGCCGTTCCGCAATCTCTATGTCGCGGCACCGCTGCATCTCCGGCTCAACGACAGGCTGGATATCGACAACACCGCCTATCTCCAGTTCGGTCACGGCAATTCGCCCTATGGCACGCAGCTGAGCACCACCGGCAATTATCTGGGGACCGAGGAACTGACCCAGCCGATTGCGCTGCCTGGTGCGGTGGACGGGGTCGCGACCGTGCTTGGCAACTGGACCGGCAAGCAGTTTCGCGCCGGCGATGTGGTCAAGCTGACCTATCGCGCCGGCATCCACCAGATATCCGCTGGCCTGTGGTTCGACTATGGCACCGACCGGGTGACCCAGTCCTACACATCCGTCGGACCGGATGGGCGACCGGTGGACCAATGGGGCTATCAGGACAAGGCGATCCAGACCGCCGACGGCCGGCTGCTCGCCTATGAAAACCAGCGCACCGAAACCGTGACGAAGGGCTTTTTCCTGGCCGACAGCATCGCGGTCACGCCGAAGCTGGGCGTCGACATCGGCTTCAAGGGCGTCAGCCTGCTGCGCAACGGCCGCAACTATCTGCCTGGCCCGCAAACCACGGTGCATGTCGACAGCTTTGCCGCCTTGCCGCGCGCGGCCGTGCATTATCAGCTGGACGACCGGCAGCAGCTGTTCGCCAACATCACGACCAATTTCCGCACGCCCAACGAATTTGCGCTCTACAACAGCTATTATGGCGGCGAACTGGTGGCGCAGGGCACGAACGCGCTCAAGAATGAATATTCGCTCTCTCAAGAGCTTGGCTATCGCTATATCGGCCCAAGCCTGTCATTTTCGCTGACAGCTTTCCATTATCATTTCCGCAACCGACAGGTGGCGACGGTGGTGAATAACGGCGGCGCGCTGGTCAATTCGACCATCAATGCGGGCAGCCAGACGAGCTACGGGCTGGATGGCGAGATCGACTATCGCCCGGCCAAGGGCTTCAGCATCTATGTCTCGGGCGAATATCTGCATGCGCGGCTGGACGATGACCTGTCGGTCGGCGGCGATTATCTGCCGACCCGGGGCAAGCATGCCGTGGCCGCGCCGACCTTCCAGTTCGGTATCGGCACGACCTATGATGATGGCCGGCTGTTCGGCAGCACCGCCCTCAAATATGTGGGCCGCCAATATGCGACCTTCATGAACGACGAGAGCATCAAGGGCTATGCGACGCTCGATCTGTCGGTGGGCGTGCATCTGGCGGGGGTGATCGACGCCCAGCGCACCGACCTGCGCCTCAATGCCATCAACCTGACCAATCCGCATGTGCTGTCCGGCGTGCAGGCGATCAGCAGCAATGCGCAGGATGTGACGGGGCGCAACGGCACCGTCATTTCCGGCGCGGCGCCCACCTATTATGTGGGCAGCGGCCGGGCGGTGGTGGCGACGCTGTCCCGCGCCTTCTGA
- a CDS encoding phosphatase PAP2 family protein: MTRRQGSARLAMLSSVLLLTGCATAPAPTSLSTTPVPPTSIEAVGLLSKTFPLPKGYLDPKSLPDSLALLPPPPAEGTAAKAADQEAFRDGKAAPADRQALAASDADLGWPHVVSSFEQIVGVSLSDGSKPHTEMLLRRSMTDAALATYRAKNHYQRVRPFVENKSDTCRPQDEAMLRTDGSYPSGHTAIGWILALTLTDLAPDKTDALLQRGYAFGQSRVVCRAHWLSDTTAGRVIASAAYARLQSDPTYQAQLALARAEMAKAP, translated from the coding sequence ATGACTCGGAGACAAGGATCCGCCCGGCTGGCGATGCTGAGTAGCGTGCTGCTGTTGACGGGGTGCGCCACGGCGCCCGCCCCCACGAGCCTGTCCACCACGCCGGTTCCGCCGACCTCGATCGAGGCCGTCGGCCTGCTGAGCAAAACTTTTCCCCTTCCCAAGGGCTATCTTGATCCCAAATCATTGCCGGACAGCCTCGCCCTGCTGCCTCCGCCACCGGCCGAAGGAACGGCGGCCAAGGCGGCGGATCAGGAAGCCTTCCGTGACGGCAAGGCCGCACCGGCCGATCGCCAGGCGCTGGCGGCGTCCGATGCGGATCTCGGCTGGCCGCATGTCGTGTCGAGTTTCGAGCAGATTGTCGGCGTTTCACTATCCGACGGATCGAAGCCGCACACGGAAATGCTGCTGCGGCGGTCGATGACGGATGCCGCGCTGGCAACCTATCGCGCGAAAAATCACTATCAGCGTGTCCGCCCCTTCGTCGAGAACAAGAGCGACACCTGCCGCCCGCAGGACGAGGCCATGCTCCGGACCGACGGTTCCTATCCGTCCGGCCATACCGCAATCGGCTGGATATTGGCGTTGACCCTGACCGACCTGGCGCCGGACAAGACCGACGCCCTGCTGCAGCGCGGCTATGCCTTTGGCCAGAGCCGGGTGGTCTGCCGGGCGCATTGGCTGAGCGACACGACCGCGGGGCGCGTCATCGCTTCGGCCGCCTATGCGCGGCTACAATCGGACCCGACATATCAGGCACAACTGGCCCTGGCCCGGGCGGAAATGGCCAAGGCGCCCTGA